The Anas acuta chromosome 7, bAnaAcu1.1, whole genome shotgun sequence genome has a window encoding:
- the RBP4 gene encoding retinol-binding protein 4, translated as MAYTRRALPCLLLLALTFLGSSMAERDCRVSSFKVKENFDKNRYSGTWYAMAKKDPEGLFLQDNVVAQFTVDENGQMSATAKGRVRLFNNWDVCADMIGSFTDTDDPAKFKMKYWGVASFLQKGNDDHWVVDTDYDTYALHYSCRQLNEDGTCADSYSFVFSRDPKGLPPEAQKIVRQRQIDLCLDRKYRVIVHNGFCS; from the exons ATGGCCTACACCAGGAGAGCTCTGccctgtctgctgctgctggcactcacCTTCCTGGGCAGCAGCATGGCAGAGCGGGACTGCCGGGTGAGCAGCTTCAAAGTCAAGGAGAACTTCGACAAGAACAGG TACAGCGGCACCTGGTATGCCATGGCAAAAAAAGATCCCGAGGGGCTGTTCCTGCAGGACAATGTGGTAGCCCAGTTTACTGTAGATGAAAATGGACAGATGAGTGCCACTGCAAAGGGCAGAGTCAGACTCTTCAA TAACTGGGATGTCTGTGCTGATATGATTGGCTCTTTCACTGACACTGATGATCCTGCCAAGTTCAAGATGAAGTACTGGGGAGTTGCCtcttttctgcagaaaggaa ATGATGATCACTGGGTAGTGGACACAGATTATGATACATATGCTCTTCATTATTCCTGCCGCCAGCTAAATGAAGATGGCACTTGTGCCGATAGTTATTCATTTGTGTTCTCCCGGGACCCTAAGGGATTGCCTCCAGAGGCACAGAAGATTGTCAGACAAAGGCAGATAGACCTCTGCTTggacagaaaatacagagttaTCGTTCATAAtg GATTTTGCTCTTAA
- the FFAR4 gene encoding free fatty acid receptor 4 isoform X1, with protein MPGAAGDEKTYFPFFSDFRGRNVTALRVGESVALGSIFLLALLGNVWGICLLPWRRHRLCVANCLVLNLFCADLLFITAIPFIGVVRWTESWVLGDVICHMLFYVMTLSGTVIILSLSAVSLERVVSIARLRHAACRRRKMLVAALLVWGFAAAVTLPLCCFFTVVRLPAAAGEEVQICTLVWPSTAGEVLWDVTYATVVFLIPGLVIVVSYSKILQITKASRRSLNAGLAYSHNHQIRVSQQDYKLFRALIVLMISFFIMWSPIIIIIFLILVQNYKQDLNVLPSVFFWIVLFTFANSVVNPVLYNVAHFRRKCQEILLYFTGNHTGNGAGTETTAKRSKREQPNLSFITR; from the exons ATGCCCGGGGCCGCGGGGGACGAAAAGACCTACTTCCCCTTCTTCTCAGACTTCAGGGGCCGCAACGTGACGGCCCTGCGCGTCGGTGAGTCGGTGGCGCTGGGCTCCATCTTCCTTCTGGCCTTGCTGGGCAACGTCTGGGGCATTTGCCTGCTGCCCTGGAGGCGGCACCGGCTGTGCGTCGCCAACTGCCTGGTCCTCAACCTCTTCTGCGCCGACCTGCTCTTCATCACCGCCATCCCCTTCATTGGCGTCGTCCGCTGGACCGAGTCCTGGGTGCTGGGCGACGTCATCTGCCACATGCTCTTCTACGTGATGACCCTCAGCGGCACCGTCATCATCCTCTCCCTGTCGGCCGTCAGCCTGGAGCGCGTCGTCAGCATCGCCCGCCTGCGCCACGCTGCCTGCCGCCGCCGCAAGATGCTGGTCGCCGCCCTCCTCGTCTGGGGCTTCGCCGCCGCCGTCACCCTGCcgctctgctgcttcttcaccGTGGTGCGGCTGCCTGCCGCCGCCGGGGAG GAGGTTCAGATTTGCACCTTGGTTTGGCCCAGCACTGCAGGAGAAGTACTTTGGGATGTGACCTATGCAACTGTTGTCTTTTTAATACCGGGATTAGTCATTGTCGTCAGTTACTCCAAAATCTTGCAG ATTACAAAAGCATCAAGAAGAAGTTTAAATGCTGGTTTGGCCTACTCACATAATCATCAGATTCGTGTTTCCCAGCAGGACTACAAACTATTTCGAGCCCTCATTGTGTTGATGATCTCCTTCTTCATCATGTGGAGCCCAattataatcattatttttttaattttagtccAGAACTACAAGCAAGATTTAAATGTTTTGCCATCAGTTTTCTTTTGGATAGTGCTATTCACTTTTGCTAACTCTGTTGTCAACCCAGTTTTGTATAATGTTGCCCATTTCAGACGTAAATGTCAGGAAATTCTTCTCTATTTTACAGGGAACCATACAGGGAATGGGGCTGGTACAGAAACCACTGCAAAAAGAAGTAAACGTGAACAACCTAATTTGTCTTTCATTACCAGATAA
- the FFAR4 gene encoding free fatty acid receptor 4 isoform X2, which translates to MPGAAGDEKTYFPFFSDFRGRNVTALRVGESVALGSIFLLALLGNVWGICLLPWRRHRLCVANCLVLNLFCADLLFITAIPFIGVVRWTESWVLGDVICHMLFYVMTLSGTVIILSLSAVSLERVVSIARLRHAACRRRKMLVAALLVWGFAAAVTLPLCCFFTVVRLPAAAGEEVQICTLVWPSTAGEVLWDVTYATVVFLIPGLVIVVSYSKILQKSKSFGKEPQNTPIIEQGLIGEMGSTRSCGLQKHQEEV; encoded by the exons ATGCCCGGGGCCGCGGGGGACGAAAAGACCTACTTCCCCTTCTTCTCAGACTTCAGGGGCCGCAACGTGACGGCCCTGCGCGTCGGTGAGTCGGTGGCGCTGGGCTCCATCTTCCTTCTGGCCTTGCTGGGCAACGTCTGGGGCATTTGCCTGCTGCCCTGGAGGCGGCACCGGCTGTGCGTCGCCAACTGCCTGGTCCTCAACCTCTTCTGCGCCGACCTGCTCTTCATCACCGCCATCCCCTTCATTGGCGTCGTCCGCTGGACCGAGTCCTGGGTGCTGGGCGACGTCATCTGCCACATGCTCTTCTACGTGATGACCCTCAGCGGCACCGTCATCATCCTCTCCCTGTCGGCCGTCAGCCTGGAGCGCGTCGTCAGCATCGCCCGCCTGCGCCACGCTGCCTGCCGCCGCCGCAAGATGCTGGTCGCCGCCCTCCTCGTCTGGGGCTTCGCCGCCGCCGTCACCCTGCcgctctgctgcttcttcaccGTGGTGCGGCTGCCTGCCGCCGCCGGGGAG GAGGTTCAGATTTGCACCTTGGTTTGGCCCAGCACTGCAGGAGAAGTACTTTGGGATGTGACCTATGCAACTGTTGTCTTTTTAATACCGGGATTAGTCATTGTCGTCAGTTACTCCAAAATCTTGCAG aaaagtaaaagctttgGAAAGGAACCTCAGAATACACCAATTATTGAGCAGGGATTAATTGGTGAAATGGGGAGCACCAGAAGCTGTGG ATTACAAAAGCATCAAGAAGAAGTTTAA